A single region of the Paludibacter jiangxiensis genome encodes:
- a CDS encoding DedA family protein: MGITERIAIAAVSIISASAYPGIFVLMMLESMFFPVPSEAVMPFAGFLIVDGTLTWTGTIFFATLGSLVGSGISYAIGYYGGKTFITKFGKFFLLKEKHLEMSERFFTKHGQITIFAARFIPVVRHFISIPAGAGKMNFLKFCIYTVLGAGIWNAFLTFLGYKLKQNWETVMQYSHYIDTGVLVVLVIALGYYIYKIYKNLTSKKSEN, from the coding sequence ATGGGAATTACCGAACGAATTGCCATTGCGGCCGTATCAATTATCAGTGCAAGTGCCTATCCGGGCATTTTTGTTTTAATGATGCTCGAAAGCATGTTCTTTCCTGTGCCGAGCGAAGCGGTAATGCCATTCGCGGGATTTCTCATTGTTGACGGTACCCTGACGTGGACAGGTACCATCTTTTTTGCAACTCTCGGTAGTTTGGTTGGTTCCGGAATCTCTTACGCAATTGGATATTATGGCGGAAAAACGTTTATAACCAAATTCGGAAAGTTCTTCCTGTTGAAGGAAAAGCATCTCGAAATGTCGGAACGATTCTTTACCAAGCACGGACAAATCACAATCTTTGCTGCCCGTTTTATTCCGGTTGTTCGCCATTTTATCAGCATTCCTGCCGGAGCCGGCAAAATGAATTTCCTGAAATTCTGTATTTACACTGTTTTAGGAGCCGGTATCTGGAACGCCTTCCTTACATTTCTGGGATATAAACTCAAGCAAAACTGGGAAACAGTGATGCAGTACAGTCACTACATCGATACCGGAGTTTTGGTTGTATTGGTTATTGCTTTGGGTTATTATATCTACAAGATTTACAAAAACCTCACCAGTAAGAAGTCTGAAAATTAA
- a CDS encoding RapZ C-terminal domain-containing protein produces the protein METLKSLFAQTTGEALEDIYELPSSGSNRRYFRLTGKKQVLIGVLGTSVEENKAFWLLDTHFRTKGLPVPKVLAHSEDFHCYLQEDLGDTLLFDAISKGRSCGSFDDNEKALLHKVIAQLPGFQVLGAQGLDFSHCYPRPEFDKRMILWDLNYFKYCFLKATGLEFNESRMEDDFEKMATTLLRDQASTFLYRDFQSRNVMVVDGNPYFIDFQGGRKGPVYYDVASFLWQAKAQYSDELREELLQTYLEALRKLTPVDEADFRTQLRHFVIFRTMQVLGAYGFRGYFEKKPHFMQSVPYAIDNLRRILSEGEIEEYPYLNDVLRQLTKMKQFADLSGTRKLEVTIYSFAYKKGIPDDISGNGGGYVFDCRSINNPGKYEHYKHFTGLDKEVIDFLEEDGGITTFLDHIYPLADAHVQRYIERKFSHLMFSFGCTGGQHRSVYSAQHLAEHIAKKFDVKVSLFHREQNIEKTF, from the coding sequence ATGGAAACCTTGAAATCTCTTTTCGCGCAGACCACCGGCGAAGCGCTGGAAGATATATATGAATTGCCCTCATCGGGCAGTAACCGCCGCTATTTCAGGTTGACGGGCAAAAAACAGGTACTGATAGGCGTGCTGGGCACTTCTGTCGAAGAAAACAAAGCTTTCTGGCTACTTGACACTCATTTCCGCACAAAAGGATTGCCGGTACCAAAGGTGCTGGCTCATTCCGAAGATTTTCACTGCTACCTGCAGGAAGATCTTGGAGATACATTACTTTTTGATGCCATTTCCAAAGGCCGGAGTTGCGGAAGTTTTGACGATAACGAAAAAGCATTACTCCATAAAGTGATTGCCCAGCTTCCCGGGTTTCAGGTATTGGGCGCACAGGGACTCGATTTTTCCCACTGCTATCCACGTCCCGAATTTGACAAGCGAATGATCCTGTGGGATTTGAACTATTTCAAATATTGCTTTCTGAAAGCTACGGGTTTGGAGTTCAATGAAAGCCGTATGGAAGATGATTTTGAAAAAATGGCGACCACCCTGCTCCGGGATCAGGCAAGTACATTTTTATACCGCGATTTTCAGTCCCGCAATGTGATGGTTGTGGATGGCAATCCCTATTTCATCGACTTTCAGGGCGGACGAAAAGGACCTGTTTACTATGACGTTGCATCATTTTTGTGGCAAGCCAAGGCGCAATATTCCGACGAATTGAGAGAAGAACTGCTGCAAACTTATCTGGAAGCGTTGCGCAAGCTGACTCCTGTTGACGAAGCCGATTTCAGGACGCAATTGCGCCATTTCGTGATTTTCAGAACAATGCAGGTTCTGGGTGCATACGGCTTCAGAGGTTATTTTGAAAAGAAACCTCACTTTATGCAAAGCGTACCGTATGCAATCGACAATCTGCGCCGCATTCTTTCCGAAGGTGAAATTGAAGAATATCCCTACCTGAATGACGTATTGAGACAACTGACTAAAATGAAACAGTTTGCCGACCTGAGCGGAACTCGCAAACTGGAGGTAACTATATACAGCTTTGCTTATAAAAAAGGAATCCCCGATGACATTTCGGGTAATGGTGGTGGCTATGTATTCGATTGCCGTTCCATCAACAATCCGGGCAAATACGAACATTACAAACATTTTACCGGCCTCGACAAAGAAGTAATCGACTTTTTGGAAGAAGACGGAGGCATAACAACGTTCCTGGATCATATTTATCCTTTGGCAGATGCACATGTGCAGCGTTATATCGAACGGAAATTTTCTCACCTGATGTTTTCGTTCGGATGCACCGGCGGGCAACACCGCTCGGTCTATAGCGCCCAACATTTGGCCGAACATATTGCCAAGAAGTTTGACGTAAAAGTATCATTGTTTCACCGCGAACAAAATATTGAAAAGACATTCTGA
- a CDS encoding ABC transporter substrate-binding protein: MRKILFLFCIVLLTACHTKHDGTLTIGVLKGPSAISVSQWLDKAPVIDGKKLHIEIFEEPADLQAKMIQGKVDFAVLPTTIAAILYNKGVDYRMIACPVQGSVSVVSSDSITSFNDLKNKTVSVSGQGTTPDVLFTLLASKYGFRNKELLIDYKIGNHPDLAQAIIMGKITTALLPEPFATMACSKNRSVRNVISLSNELAKVDSTLLFAMTAFVARKELVEKNSAMIDSISDRYQSALVWLRSNTSKAADVTVAAGILPNKEIALRSIPKCNMRYLKASDNWQRIEKYLDIYFHFDPKTVGGKLPDKRFYYGIH, encoded by the coding sequence ATGAGAAAGATCCTCTTTTTGTTCTGTATTGTTTTGCTGACAGCCTGTCACACTAAGCATGACGGCACGTTGACTATCGGCGTTCTGAAAGGACCGTCGGCTATCAGTGTATCCCAATGGCTTGACAAAGCTCCGGTTATTGATGGCAAAAAACTCCACATAGAGATTTTTGAAGAACCGGCTGACTTACAAGCTAAAATGATTCAGGGCAAAGTAGATTTTGCGGTCTTACCAACCACAATTGCGGCAATACTGTACAACAAAGGCGTTGACTATCGAATGATTGCATGCCCGGTGCAGGGATCGGTAAGTGTCGTTTCGTCCGACTCCATCACCTCCTTCAACGATCTAAAAAACAAAACAGTCTCTGTTTCCGGTCAGGGAACCACTCCCGACGTTTTATTTACCCTGCTGGCCTCCAAGTATGGATTCCGCAACAAAGAATTACTCATTGACTATAAAATAGGCAATCATCCTGATTTGGCACAGGCCATTATTATGGGCAAGATCACAACCGCCTTGTTACCGGAACCATTTGCCACAATGGCTTGCTCTAAGAACCGATCTGTAAGAAATGTGATTAGTCTGAGCAATGAATTGGCAAAGGTGGATAGTACACTGTTGTTTGCCATGACTGCTTTTGTTGCCCGAAAAGAGTTGGTAGAGAAGAACTCCGCAATGATCGATTCAATTTCTGACCGTTACCAATCGGCTTTAGTATGGTTACGCTCCAACACCTCCAAAGCTGCCGACGTGACTGTGGCTGCCGGAATCTTGCCTAACAAAGAAATTGCGCTTCGAAGCATTCCCAAGTGCAATATGCGCTACTTAAAAGCTTCGGACAACTGGCAACGCATTGAGAAGTACCTTGATATATACTTCCATTTTGACCCAAAAACCGTCGGAGGCAAGCTTCCGGACAAGCGGTTTTATTACGGCATTCATTAA
- a CDS encoding MBL fold metallo-hydrolase — MTIKTFVFSPFMENTYVAYDETKECIIIDPGCVTESEQKALQQFIADNQLSVKHLINTHLHLDHAFGNLFVERTYGVLAKAHKADEFLLQQIRSQAEMFGMVYNEQPELKEYLTEEDAVSFGNVTLTSIHVPGHSPGSLCFYDASSSVLFAGDVLFQGSIGRTDLPKGNYEQLIDGITDKLLVLPEETTVYCGHGPTTTIGYEKANNPYL, encoded by the coding sequence ATGACTATAAAGACTTTCGTGTTTAGTCCGTTCATGGAAAACACCTACGTGGCATACGATGAAACCAAAGAGTGCATTATCATTGACCCGGGGTGTGTGACCGAATCGGAGCAAAAAGCATTACAGCAATTTATTGCGGACAATCAACTCTCCGTTAAACATCTGATAAATACACATCTTCATCTCGACCATGCTTTTGGCAATCTTTTTGTGGAAAGAACCTACGGGGTTTTGGCAAAAGCTCACAAGGCAGATGAATTTCTGCTTCAGCAAATCCGCTCGCAGGCCGAAATGTTCGGGATGGTTTATAACGAGCAACCGGAACTGAAGGAGTACCTGACAGAGGAAGATGCGGTTTCCTTTGGAAATGTTACGCTTACATCTATTCACGTGCCGGGTCACTCGCCCGGAAGCCTCTGCTTTTATGATGCTTCTTCGTCTGTGCTTTTTGCCGGCGATGTGTTGTTTCAGGGCAGTATTGGTCGCACAGATCTTCCCAAAGGTAATTACGAACAACTGATTGACGGCATTACCGACAAATTGTTGGTGCTACCCGAAGAAACCACGGTCTATTGCGGCCATGGTCCGACTACTACAATCGGTTACGAGAAGGCGAATAATCCGTATTTGTAA
- a CDS encoding FKBP-type peptidyl-prolyl cis-trans isomerase, translating to MRVRSFMRFSVGLWCCSLLLLCGSCRQQPQVPSNIPVPDEEKENLITLNKAILNNEERQIEKYIADKHLRLEKDSLGFWCSRSLTNRKAVAKSQQAVTYQYSITLLDGKFCYSNLNSPRKTTIRLGKGESFTGLDMALRKMKPGEQFDFIFPSILAYGVSGDGHHIPPYSALFCTVKLIGSSDN from the coding sequence ATGAGGGTTCGTTCATTTATGCGTTTTTCGGTCGGATTGTGGTGCTGTTCCTTATTGCTGTTGTGTGGTTCATGCAGGCAGCAGCCACAGGTACCTTCCAATATTCCCGTTCCCGACGAAGAAAAAGAAAACCTCATCACTCTGAATAAAGCGATTCTTAATAATGAGGAGCGACAAATTGAAAAATATATAGCCGACAAACATTTACGTCTCGAGAAAGACAGTCTTGGGTTCTGGTGTTCCCGTTCTTTAACGAACAGGAAAGCGGTTGCTAAATCGCAACAAGCTGTTACTTACCAATATTCCATCACACTGCTTGATGGGAAATTTTGTTATTCCAATCTCAATTCTCCCCGCAAAACCACTATCCGGTTAGGTAAAGGCGAAAGTTTTACCGGCCTTGATATGGCTCTGCGCAAGATGAAGCCCGGAGAACAATTCGATTTTATTTTCCCGTCTATTCTTGCTTACGGCGTGAGTGGTGACGGACACCACATTCCTCCTTATTCCGCGTTGTTTTGTACTGTGAAGTTAATCGGCAGTTCAGATAACTAA
- a CDS encoding tetratricopeptide repeat protein: protein MKQRLRNIFIYTSAVFMFFGCTTSKNTWLTRNMNAFTTRYNIYFNGYQSYKEGIDAINRAQRDNYSQLLSMYPISQHSNADAAKSKMDVTIEKCRKAIKQRSIKVKPKKNFSKKKDPAYIAFMSKEEYNPMVVRSWLLLAQAEFHKADFLGAMGTYAYIIKHFGIDADVADEAQIGRARCFSEMGWSYEAEDALNKVSTKNSLNKRINGIYAAASADLLLKEKRYADAIPFLKTAAENESNRFLSARFNFILGQLSSRFNDKTTAYAAFTAAIKSSTSYDMELAARLQRAQVAGEKTDKVLAELRKMAKSPRNKEYADQIYVVMGNIYLNDNKKDKAIENYLTAINSKNPDNPDKMTANIKLGDLYYNDKAYLKAQPCYASAAKQIKVDNEDFERVTKRAEVLNELAGYNSTVHVQDSLQHLAKLPEKERLDAINNVISNIRKAEQDAQKAQLAAQQQQQLLMQQAQNNGFSDIGTFGQPNAAASAGAASNSNSWYFYNRMTVQSGITQFQQLWGNRKLEDDWRRTDKSNITNDLQSIVQTSLAGNQDKDNAKKEEDKYKPEFYLAQLPKTPADIAKSNSMISKALFNMGQLYERKLEDEPMAIATYEELHRRFGADSTWIDAYYSLYALNKKAGKTTESEQYKAIITNSFPTSKYALMLAHPEYTQQQQQILQQQETLYESTFEAYTRNDFQTVMNNYKQANATYPFAELMPKFSLLNALSIGKSVDQQGMRIAMEELVKKYPQSDVVSTAKDMLALLGQGKVVTKGSSYGNLISKQQEELAKQENQPAPKFTSTLNNRHLLLLPVTSDSVDVNRLLYKVASYNFNYFVLKDFDLDVRSLGNNLRLIVIADFPSFGDAHFYQRSLAEEASLQKVLTAAGVHPVVISEENLKALQVGQNFDDYLNFYQNTLIPAQAAEEKANK from the coding sequence ATGAAGCAACGACTACGCAACATATTCATATACACATCAGCCGTTTTTATGTTTTTTGGTTGTACAACATCCAAGAATACATGGTTGACCCGCAATATGAACGCGTTTACCACGCGGTACAATATTTATTTTAATGGTTATCAAAGTTATAAAGAGGGGATAGATGCCATTAACAGAGCCCAGAGAGATAACTATTCTCAATTGCTTTCGATGTATCCTATAAGTCAGCATTCCAATGCAGATGCTGCCAAATCAAAAATGGATGTGACGATTGAGAAATGCCGCAAAGCGATTAAACAGCGCTCGATAAAAGTAAAGCCCAAAAAGAATTTCTCGAAAAAGAAGGATCCGGCATACATTGCATTTATGAGCAAAGAAGAGTATAATCCGATGGTGGTGCGCTCCTGGTTATTGCTTGCACAGGCTGAATTTCATAAGGCTGATTTTCTCGGCGCAATGGGTACATACGCGTACATAATCAAACATTTTGGAATAGATGCTGATGTGGCCGACGAAGCTCAAATAGGCAGAGCACGTTGTTTTTCCGAAATGGGATGGAGTTATGAGGCGGAAGACGCCCTGAATAAAGTCAGTACGAAGAATTCCCTGAACAAAAGAATAAATGGCATTTATGCTGCAGCCAGCGCAGATCTCCTGTTGAAAGAAAAACGCTATGCAGATGCCATTCCTTTCCTGAAAACCGCTGCCGAAAACGAAAGTAACCGTTTTTTGAGTGCCCGCTTCAATTTTATTCTGGGACAGTTGAGTTCACGTTTCAATGATAAGACAACAGCTTATGCAGCTTTTACGGCTGCCATCAAATCCAGCACATCGTACGATATGGAACTGGCCGCCCGCTTGCAACGAGCTCAGGTAGCCGGAGAAAAAACCGACAAAGTGTTGGCTGAACTTCGAAAAATGGCAAAATCTCCCCGCAATAAGGAATATGCCGATCAGATTTATGTTGTAATGGGGAATATTTACCTGAACGACAATAAAAAGGATAAGGCAATTGAGAATTATCTGACCGCGATTAATTCAAAGAACCCGGATAATCCCGATAAGATGACGGCGAACATTAAGTTGGGAGATCTTTATTACAACGACAAAGCTTATCTGAAGGCTCAGCCTTGTTATGCTTCTGCTGCAAAACAGATTAAGGTTGATAATGAGGATTTTGAAAGGGTAACCAAACGTGCTGAGGTGCTAAACGAGCTTGCCGGATACAACAGCACAGTGCACGTGCAGGATAGTTTGCAACATCTTGCCAAATTGCCTGAGAAAGAAAGACTGGATGCCATTAACAATGTCATTTCAAACATCAGAAAAGCGGAGCAGGATGCGCAGAAAGCTCAACTGGCGGCTCAGCAGCAGCAACAACTGCTTATGCAACAGGCTCAAAATAATGGTTTTTCGGATATCGGTACTTTCGGGCAGCCCAACGCAGCGGCCTCGGCAGGAGCTGCATCAAATAGCAACAGTTGGTATTTCTACAACCGGATGACGGTTCAGAGTGGAATAACTCAGTTTCAGCAATTGTGGGGCAATCGTAAGCTGGAAGATGACTGGCGTCGTACAGACAAATCAAATATTACCAATGATTTGCAATCTATTGTGCAAACATCGTTGGCTGGTAATCAGGATAAGGACAATGCTAAAAAAGAGGAAGATAAATACAAACCCGAATTTTATCTTGCTCAACTTCCAAAAACACCTGCCGATATTGCCAAGTCAAACAGTATGATAAGCAAGGCGTTGTTCAACATGGGGCAGCTTTATGAGCGCAAACTGGAAGACGAACCGATGGCTATTGCCACATACGAAGAACTTCATCGTCGTTTTGGTGCAGATTCTACATGGATTGATGCGTACTATTCGCTTTATGCTCTCAATAAGAAGGCCGGTAAAACCACCGAATCCGAACAATACAAGGCGATTATTACGAATAGCTTCCCAACTTCAAAATATGCTTTGATGCTGGCTCATCCGGAGTATACACAACAGCAACAACAAATCTTGCAGCAACAGGAAACGCTTTACGAGTCCACTTTTGAAGCTTATACCCGCAACGATTTCCAAACGGTAATGAACAATTACAAACAGGCTAATGCTACCTATCCGTTTGCAGAACTGATGCCGAAGTTTAGTTTGCTCAATGCGTTGAGCATCGGTAAAAGCGTTGATCAACAGGGTATGAGAATTGCGATGGAGGAGTTGGTTAAGAAATATCCGCAAAGCGACGTTGTAAGCACTGCGAAGGATATGTTAGCGCTGCTGGGGCAGGGGAAAGTGGTGACAAAGGGCAGTTCGTACGGCAATCTTATTTCCAAACAGCAGGAAGAACTTGCCAAACAGGAAAACCAGCCGGCGCCTAAATTCACATCAACTCTCAATAACCGGCATTTGCTGTTGCTTCCGGTTACATCCGATTCTGTAGATGTCAATCGGTTGCTCTATAAAGTTGCAAGTTATAACTTCAATTATTTCGTGCTGAAAGATTTCGATTTGGATGTGCGGTCTCTTGGAAATAACCTTCGGTTAATTGTTATCGCTGATTTTCCATCGTTCGGCGATGCACATTTCTATCAACGTTCTCTTGCCGAAGAGGCATCTTTGCAAAAAGTGCTCACAGCAGCCGGAGTTCACCCTGTAGTTATTTCGGAAGAGAACCTGAAAGCGCTTCAGGTCGGACAAAATTTCGATGATTATCTGAACTTCTATCAGAATACATTGATTCCAGCGCAGGCAGCCGAAGAAAAAGCTAATAAATAA
- a CDS encoding tetratricopeptide repeat protein, with amino-acid sequence MKGYNQEFIFDEESQEVVRRYEQAVQNRTVGYFDVEELEVIVDYYLNCGKPKESSKAIDLGMTLHPGSTVLQTKRAKVYLASGDARKALQILERIHTTNDAETELLKGEALLRLNHESEAHLVFSRLADNAHSDVPNLCLDIAHVYISNGFYKRALIYLEKGLAEDSADADLLQDAAFCYEQLDQAQTAIDYYNRIIDADAYSLEAWFNLGLVYFNQANYSQALEAFDYVTVIDEEDFGGWLQKGNTLFHLNRFEDSLECYRRCEEKVAYPDLLQVFMGECYEKLDEYNNAKTCYKRALEINDKNPDAWTGMGICSLELEAPEESIEYLHKALELDSENFETWVYLAEAYVNTNKIKEAERAYKKSLKLEQHQPDTWIALGNIYIDIALYQSALDCYLEAYNQDSSLENINLFLAIAYYKLSEYKKAIPLLEKALELNPEASTIFLDICPEAREIINKDKNH; translated from the coding sequence ATGAAGGGCTACAATCAGGAATTCATCTTCGACGAAGAATCGCAAGAGGTAGTGCGTCGCTATGAACAGGCAGTGCAGAACCGTACGGTAGGCTATTTCGATGTTGAAGAGTTGGAAGTTATCGTAGATTACTATCTCAACTGTGGCAAACCGAAAGAGTCCTCGAAAGCCATTGATCTGGGCATGACCCTGCATCCGGGCAGCACTGTTTTACAAACCAAACGGGCAAAAGTTTACCTCGCCTCCGGAGATGCACGTAAAGCACTCCAAATTCTCGAACGAATCCATACCACCAATGATGCTGAAACCGAATTGTTGAAAGGGGAAGCCTTGCTGCGCCTTAACCACGAATCGGAAGCTCATCTTGTTTTTTCAAGACTGGCAGACAATGCACACTCTGATGTGCCCAATCTCTGCCTCGATATTGCTCATGTGTATATTTCAAACGGGTTTTACAAACGGGCATTGATTTATCTTGAAAAAGGTCTTGCGGAAGATTCTGCTGATGCCGATTTGCTGCAGGATGCCGCGTTTTGCTACGAACAGTTGGATCAGGCGCAAACGGCCATCGATTACTACAACAGGATAATTGATGCAGATGCTTATTCTTTGGAAGCATGGTTCAACCTTGGTTTGGTATATTTCAATCAGGCAAATTATTCTCAGGCGCTTGAAGCTTTCGATTATGTGACTGTCATTGACGAAGAAGACTTCGGCGGATGGTTGCAAAAAGGAAATACTCTTTTCCATCTCAACCGTTTTGAAGACTCGCTCGAATGCTATCGCAGGTGTGAGGAAAAAGTGGCATATCCGGACTTGTTGCAGGTATTCATGGGCGAATGCTATGAAAAACTGGATGAGTACAATAATGCCAAGACCTGCTATAAGCGTGCGTTGGAAATTAACGACAAAAATCCGGATGCATGGACCGGAATGGGAATTTGCAGCCTTGAACTCGAGGCACCGGAAGAGAGCATCGAATACCTTCACAAGGCACTGGAACTTGACTCTGAAAACTTTGAAACATGGGTGTATCTTGCTGAGGCATATGTTAATACTAACAAAATAAAGGAAGCTGAACGAGCGTACAAAAAATCGCTGAAACTGGAACAGCACCAGCCGGATACTTGGATTGCGCTTGGCAATATTTATATTGACATTGCGCTTTACCAGTCGGCTCTGGATTGTTATCTGGAAGCTTATAATCAAGATAGTTCGCTGGAAAATATCAATCTGTTTCTGGCTATTGCATACTACAAACTCAGCGAATATAAAAAAGCAATTCCGCTGTTGGAAAAAGCGCTTGAGCTAAATCCCGAAGCATCTACCATATTTCTGGACATTTGTCCGGAAGCGAGAGAAATTATCAACAAGGATAAAAATCACTAA
- a CDS encoding secondary thiamine-phosphate synthase enzyme YjbQ — MKSYRKELWFETTQRRQFVNITSHVEACLRESGINEGLVLVNAMHITASVFINDDEGGLHHDMEVWLEKLAPEKPYSQYQHNGYEDNGDAHLKRQIMGREVVVAITKGKLDFGPWEQIFYGEFDGMRKKRVLVKIIGE, encoded by the coding sequence ATGAAATCGTATCGCAAAGAACTTTGGTTTGAGACTACCCAAAGACGCCAGTTCGTCAATATTACATCGCATGTGGAAGCTTGCCTTCGAGAAAGTGGAATCAACGAAGGTTTGGTTCTCGTTAATGCCATGCACATTACGGCCAGCGTTTTCATTAATGATGACGAAGGCGGATTGCATCACGATATGGAGGTGTGGCTCGAAAAACTGGCTCCCGAAAAACCCTATAGTCAGTATCAACATAACGGTTATGAAGATAATGGAGATGCTCATCTCAAGCGTCAGATAATGGGGCGTGAAGTCGTTGTGGCTATTACCAAAGGAAAGCTTGATTTCGGACCATGGGAGCAGATTTTTTATGGGGAATTTGACGGTATGCGTAAAAAAAGAGTGCTGGTGAAAATTATCGGCGAATAA
- a CDS encoding nucleotidyltransferase family protein, which translates to MKALIFAAGLGTRLKPLTDTMPKALVPINGKPLLELVLQKLIASGFDEIIINVHHFADQIIDFVKQNNSFGVRIEISDERDALLETGGGIKKASWFFDDGEPFLVHNVDILSNIDLRKLYNYHLSHNGIATVVVSKRDTARYLLFDNTLRLNGWTNIKTGEVRSPFEMLDVASCQRLAFSGIHVISPKIFDLMSGWDGKFSVIDFYLKIAAKETIKGFVPENLKMIDVGKIDSLHDAELFLTNSL; encoded by the coding sequence ATGAAAGCGCTTATATTTGCAGCCGGACTGGGCACCCGCCTCAAACCATTGACCGACACCATGCCAAAAGCACTGGTACCGATCAATGGCAAACCTCTGTTGGAGCTTGTGCTGCAAAAGTTGATTGCAAGCGGATTTGACGAAATTATCATTAACGTCCACCATTTTGCAGATCAAATTATTGACTTTGTAAAGCAAAACAACAGTTTTGGGGTTCGTATCGAGATTTCGGACGAGCGGGATGCTTTGCTTGAAACCGGTGGTGGCATAAAAAAGGCTTCCTGGTTTTTCGATGACGGCGAACCTTTTTTGGTGCACAACGTTGATATTCTTTCCAATATCGACCTGAGGAAACTATACAACTACCATCTATCGCACAATGGCATTGCTACGGTTGTGGTAAGCAAACGGGATACTGCCCGTTATTTGCTATTCGACAACACCTTGCGTTTGAATGGATGGACAAACATAAAAACAGGAGAAGTAAGATCTCCTTTTGAAATGCTGGACGTTGCATCTTGTCAACGGCTTGCGTTTTCGGGCATTCATGTTATTTCGCCTAAAATTTTTGATCTGATGAGTGGTTGGGACGGAAAGTTTTCCGTGATAGACTTCTACCTAAAAATTGCAGCCAAAGAAACAATTAAAGGCTTTGTGCCTGAAAATCTGAAAATGATAGATGTGGGGAAAATAGATTCGTTACACGACGCGGAATTGTTTTTAACTAACAGTTTATGA
- the miaA gene encoding tRNA (adenosine(37)-N6)-dimethylallyltransferase MiaA, with protein sequence MSAYNLITILGPTATGKTTVATHLARAIDGEIISADSRQIYRGMDLGTGKDLSEYVIDGQPVPYHLIDIVDAGYKYNVFEYQRDFLQAFADISKRNKIPVLCGGTGLYIEAILKGYRLIQVPDNLEFRKQFEGKTLEELTQILSTYKTLHNTTDVDTVKRAIRAIEIAEYYQHHPEIKTDYPDIRPLIVGLDISRDERRARITSRLKTRLEEGMVDEVRRLLDSGIAPDDLIYYGLEYKYLTLYVTGRLTFEEMFSQLEMEIHRFAKRQMTWFRGMERRGLSIHWIDASLPLSDKIQAIRNLW encoded by the coding sequence ATGTCAGCATATAATCTTATAACCATTCTCGGCCCGACAGCCACCGGTAAAACCACGGTAGCAACGCATCTGGCTCGTGCCATCGACGGGGAAATTATCAGTGCCGATTCACGCCAGATTTATCGGGGTATGGATCTCGGTACGGGAAAAGATCTATCGGAATATGTCATTGACGGGCAACCTGTCCCTTACCACCTTATTGATATTGTGGATGCCGGTTATAAATACAACGTTTTCGAGTATCAGCGTGATTTTCTGCAGGCTTTTGCCGATATAAGCAAACGTAATAAAATTCCGGTTCTTTGTGGCGGTACAGGCCTTTATATTGAGGCAATTCTGAAAGGTTACCGGCTTATTCAGGTGCCCGACAATCTGGAATTCCGCAAGCAATTCGAGGGCAAAACGCTTGAAGAGCTGACTCAAATATTAAGTACGTACAAAACTCTGCATAATACCACCGATGTTGATACTGTAAAGCGGGCTATCCGTGCTATCGAAATTGCAGAATATTACCAGCATCACCCGGAAATAAAAACCGATTATCCTGATATTCGTCCTCTGATTGTCGGACTTGATATTTCGCGTGACGAACGCCGAGCCCGGATTACCAGTCGGCTCAAAACCAGGCTGGAGGAAGGAATGGTCGACGAAGTACGCCGCCTGCTCGATAGTGGCATCGCCCCCGATGACCTTATTTATTACGGGCTGGAATACAAATACCTTACGCTATACGTTACCGGCCGTCTTACATTTGAAGAGATGTTTTCCCAGCTCGAAATGGAGATTCACCGTTTTGCAAAACGGCAAATGACCTGGTTTCGTGGGATGGAAAGACGGGGGCTCTCTATTCATTGGATAGATGCTTCGCTGCCATTGTCTGATAAAATTCAGGCTATCCGGAATTTGTGGTAA